Proteins from a single region of Croceicoccus marinus:
- the cbiB gene encoding adenosylcobinamide-phosphate synthase CbiB — MDEPIGLVALALDAAFGWPERLYRRVGHPVGAFARIIEWGAERWNRPHRGVRQRQAGGAMTVALAAGFAVAAGWAAESAVRHVLDPDGWPAIALLAYPAIAQRSLFDHARPVLAALNAGDLPQARHAVGMIVGRDTGDLDEGGVSRAAIESLAESFCDGVIAPLFWLMLLGLPGVWAFKAISTADSLIGHREEPWRDFGRFAARADDIANFIPARIAGVLICLAGSGGWQTMWRDHAKHASPNAGWPEASMAGALGVWLAGPIAYDGAMHAKPAIGAGRDAGPADLRKAIGIFIRACALVWLTAFAGLLAGGWAWLG; from the coding sequence ATGGATGAGCCGATCGGCCTAGTGGCCCTTGCGCTGGATGCAGCATTCGGATGGCCGGAGCGGCTTTATCGCCGGGTAGGCCATCCGGTCGGCGCCTTTGCCCGCATCATCGAATGGGGCGCGGAACGGTGGAACCGGCCCCATCGCGGCGTTCGGCAGCGACAAGCGGGCGGGGCGATGACCGTGGCGCTGGCGGCAGGCTTTGCCGTCGCAGCGGGCTGGGCGGCGGAATCAGCGGTGCGGCATGTTCTGGACCCGGACGGCTGGCCGGCGATCGCCTTGCTTGCCTATCCGGCGATTGCGCAGCGCAGCCTGTTCGATCATGCAAGACCGGTGCTGGCGGCGCTGAACGCTGGCGATTTGCCGCAGGCGCGGCACGCGGTCGGGATGATCGTGGGGCGTGACACCGGCGATCTGGACGAGGGCGGCGTATCGCGCGCGGCCATCGAAAGCCTTGCCGAAAGCTTTTGCGACGGGGTGATCGCGCCCTTGTTCTGGTTGATGCTGCTGGGGCTGCCCGGCGTCTGGGCGTTCAAGGCGATCAGCACGGCCGACAGCCTGATCGGGCACCGGGAAGAACCGTGGCGCGATTTCGGGCGTTTTGCGGCGCGCGCAGACGATATTGCCAATTTCATACCTGCGCGGATCGCGGGCGTGCTGATCTGCCTTGCCGGATCGGGCGGTTGGCAGACCATGTGGCGCGACCACGCGAAACACGCCTCTCCCAATGCCGGATGGCCCGAAGCGTCGATGGCGGGCGCGCTGGGCGTATGGCTGGCGGGGCCGATCGCCTATGACGGGGCGATGCATGCGAAACCGGCCATCGGCGCGGGGCGGGACGCGGGGCCCGCCGATCTGCGCAAGGCCATCGGCATTTTCATAAGGGCCTGCGCGCTTGTTTGGTTGACTGCGTTTGCTGGGCTGCTGGCAGGAGGTTGGGCTTGGCTGGGCTGA
- the cobS gene encoding adenosylcobinamide-GDP ribazoletransferase, whose amino-acid sequence MKPVILALQFMTRLPLPQVRADAADFAAAMRWFPLAGLVVGAAVWAGVWLGALTDPWVGALLGVGAWAAITGALHLDGLGDVADAAGAGHRDPGRVSEVLADPHIGSFGVVVIALQIAAKLVLLFLLAQRDGDWVLPAIACAARIGPLVWTLILPPLHEGLGSRFAAATRWRDVAIWAVLGAIMACFVPALAMAVPVIWLWGPWVRSRLGGISGDSHGAGIETTETALLLAWVTLS is encoded by the coding sequence GTGAAGCCGGTAATCCTTGCCCTGCAATTCATGACGCGCCTGCCCTTGCCGCAAGTTCGTGCAGATGCGGCGGATTTTGCCGCCGCCATGCGCTGGTTTCCGCTGGCAGGGCTGGTGGTGGGCGCGGCGGTGTGGGCGGGCGTGTGGCTGGGCGCCCTGACCGATCCGTGGGTCGGGGCTTTGCTGGGCGTGGGCGCGTGGGCGGCGATTACCGGCGCGCTGCATCTGGACGGTCTGGGCGATGTGGCCGATGCGGCGGGGGCGGGGCACCGCGATCCGGGCCGCGTGTCCGAGGTGCTGGCCGACCCGCATATCGGCAGTTTCGGAGTCGTCGTTATTGCGCTGCAGATCGCGGCAAAGCTGGTGCTGCTCTTCCTGCTGGCGCAGCGGGACGGGGACTGGGTCTTGCCTGCGATTGCCTGCGCGGCTCGGATCGGACCGCTGGTCTGGACGCTGATCCTGCCGCCCCTGCATGAAGGGTTGGGATCGCGCTTTGCGGCAGCGACGCGCTGGCGTGATGTTGCCATCTGGGCGGTTTTGGGCGCGATTATGGCGTGCTTCGTGCCAGCATTGGCCATGGCGGTGCCAGTGATCTGGCTGTGGGGCCCCTGGGTCCGGTCGCGTCTGGGCGGCATCTCGGGCGACAGCCATGGCGCGGGGATCGAGACGACCGAAACGGCGCTTTTGCTGGCATGGGTGACCCTGTCGTGA
- the cobU gene encoding bifunctional adenosylcobinamide kinase/adenosylcobinamide-phosphate guanylyltransferase, which yields MSTLLVLGGARSGKSRFAENWVAGHGGRLAYIATAQALDKEMAQRIAQHRADRGDAWHTVEAPMDLVGSIADAGANSDAILIDCLTLWLSNWILAEKHPPVSELVEAVIVCPRPIALVANEVGLGIVPDNALARRFRDKAGRLNQAVAAAVEQVILMVAGLPLEVKQ from the coding sequence ATGAGTACGCTGTTGGTCTTGGGCGGCGCGCGTTCGGGCAAGAGTCGCTTTGCCGAAAATTGGGTCGCAGGGCATGGCGGCCGCCTTGCCTATATTGCGACGGCGCAGGCTCTGGACAAGGAAATGGCGCAGCGCATCGCCCAACATCGCGCGGATCGCGGCGACGCGTGGCATACGGTGGAAGCGCCGATGGATTTGGTGGGCTCTATCGCGGACGCGGGCGCTAATTCCGATGCGATCCTCATTGATTGCCTGACATTGTGGCTGTCGAACTGGATCCTTGCGGAGAAGCATCCGCCAGTATCGGAACTTGTCGAAGCGGTCATCGTCTGTCCGCGCCCGATTGCTTTGGTTGCAAACGAGGTGGGCCTTGGAATCGTGCCCGATAATGCTTTAGCGCGGCGCTTTCGCGACAAGGCTGGTCGATTGAACCAGGCTGTGGCTGCCGCTGTCGAGCAGGTTATCCTGATGGTGGCCGGTTTGCCCCTTGAAGTGAAACAATGA
- a CDS encoding outer membrane beta-barrel protein produces MIKNVGLAAAAIAAAFAVNPACAQDASGARIGVELGVLDDDFLGTDEVSYGFLAGYDFDLGGAVAGPLVGYTAAFDDEFDTRELSIGGRIGTKLDAGSLFYGAVSYSNIDADYVAGSVDGVKFGLGFEKDFGGFYANVETRYGTYDYDLELYQTLVGAGVKF; encoded by the coding sequence ATGATCAAGAATGTTGGACTCGCAGCGGCTGCCATCGCTGCGGCCTTTGCTGTGAATCCCGCGTGCGCGCAGGATGCGAGCGGTGCGCGTATCGGCGTAGAACTAGGCGTTCTGGATGACGACTTCCTCGGTACCGACGAGGTGTCCTATGGTTTTCTCGCCGGCTATGATTTCGACCTCGGTGGCGCAGTCGCAGGCCCTCTGGTCGGCTATACCGCTGCGTTCGACGACGAGTTCGACACTCGTGAATTGTCGATCGGCGGCCGCATCGGCACCAAACTCGATGCAGGATCTCTGTTCTACGGCGCAGTCTCCTACTCTAACATCGATGCAGACTACGTCGCAGGCAGCGTCGACGGCGTGAAGTTCGGCCTTGGCTTTGAAAAAGATTTCGGCGGCTTCTACGCCAACGTTGAAACCCGCTACGGTACTTACGATTACGATCTGGAGCTCTATCAGACGCTCGTCGGTGCCGGCGTGAAGTTCTGA
- a CDS encoding outer membrane protein, producing the protein MKKYVASLAIAAATFATPALAQDFQGFYAGVEGGFDNYEVKVDDIDLTDVVGFDATGSFDGLSGNGVMGGVFAGYHVTMDTTFIAVEGFAQLSDASVGISATDGVDEIKASIKANESFGAAARFGVKVNNATGIYARVGWLSTNFKATIDDGVDAYSDSESEDAIQYGVGLETMIAESMSLRAEYLRASYGDQGVDGLSIDNNNFKAGLAFRF; encoded by the coding sequence ATGAAAAAATACGTGGCGTCGCTCGCGATCGCGGCGGCTACATTCGCGACTCCTGCATTGGCACAGGATTTCCAAGGCTTCTACGCTGGCGTAGAAGGCGGCTTCGACAATTACGAAGTCAAGGTAGACGACATCGATTTGACGGATGTTGTTGGCTTTGATGCTACAGGTTCGTTTGACGGTCTAAGCGGTAACGGCGTCATGGGCGGTGTGTTTGCCGGCTATCATGTGACCATGGACACCACCTTCATCGCAGTCGAGGGCTTCGCGCAGCTGAGCGACGCATCTGTCGGCATCTCGGCCACTGATGGCGTCGACGAGATCAAAGCCAGCATCAAGGCCAACGAAAGCTTCGGCGCCGCCGCTCGATTCGGCGTCAAGGTCAACAACGCAACTGGCATCTACGCTCGCGTTGGCTGGCTCAGCACGAACTTCAAGGCGACGATCGACGATGGAGTCGACGCCTATTCGGACAGCGAGAGCGAAGACGCTATCCAGTATGGTGTTGGACTGGAAACGATGATCGCTGAATCAATGAGCCTTCGCGCTGAGTATCTGCGCGCCAGCTATGGCGATCAGGGCGTTGACGGGCTCAGCATCGACAACAACAACTTCAAGGCGGGCCTTGCCTTCCGCTTTTGA
- a CDS encoding cobyric acid synthase: MAGLMLQGTGSDVGKSVLVAGLCRALANRGMNVLPFKPQNMSNNAAVTPDGGEIGRAQATQALAARAELHTDMNPVLLKPQADRTSQVVVHGRLRGTLGSSTFRQARGALLDEVMESYARLCARCEMVVVEGAGSPAEINLRAGDIANMGFARQAGVPVVLVGDIDRGGVIAALAGTKAVIDPDDAAMIRGFIVNKFRGDPALFADGYAAIERLTDWRGFGVVPWLARAHYLPSEDAVVLERAGAGAAGRKRIACPILPRIANFDDLDPLKAEPEVELIMVPPGSHIPVCDLVVLPGSKATIADLRFLRDQGWDIDIIAHHRRGGAVLGICGGYQMLGRAIRDPLGIEGLVDEVDGLGMLDVETVLAGNKQVAQVSGAAWGAGFMGYEIHMGRTSGADHARPFSMLNGARPDGAQSADGLVIGTYCHGLLSSGALRSALLGRIGAGSHGAEHGVRVDAALDDIAVVLEKALDIDGLVALAGCRA, from the coding sequence TTGGCTGGGCTGATGTTGCAGGGAACCGGTTCGGACGTCGGGAAATCGGTCCTGGTGGCGGGTCTTTGCCGCGCGCTGGCCAATCGCGGCATGAACGTGCTGCCGTTCAAGCCGCAGAACATGTCGAACAATGCCGCCGTCACCCCCGATGGCGGAGAGATCGGACGCGCACAGGCAACACAGGCGCTGGCCGCCCGTGCGGAACTGCACACCGACATGAACCCCGTTTTGCTAAAGCCGCAAGCGGATCGCACATCCCAAGTGGTGGTACACGGGCGCTTGCGCGGCACGCTGGGTTCGTCCACCTTCCGGCAAGCACGCGGTGCTTTGTTGGACGAGGTGATGGAAAGCTATGCCCGCCTGTGCGCCCGCTGCGAAATGGTGGTGGTCGAAGGGGCAGGATCGCCCGCGGAAATCAACCTTCGCGCGGGCGACATCGCCAATATGGGCTTTGCGCGGCAAGCCGGCGTTCCCGTGGTGCTGGTGGGCGATATCGACCGGGGCGGAGTGATCGCGGCATTGGCAGGCACAAAGGCGGTGATCGACCCCGACGATGCGGCGATGATCCGCGGCTTCATCGTTAACAAGTTCCGCGGCGATCCGGCGCTTTTCGCCGACGGCTATGCTGCCATAGAACGGCTGACGGACTGGCGCGGGTTCGGCGTGGTGCCGTGGCTGGCCAGAGCACATTATTTGCCCAGCGAGGATGCGGTCGTGCTGGAACGGGCCGGAGCGGGCGCGGCGGGGCGCAAACGTATTGCCTGTCCGATCTTGCCGCGAATTGCCAATTTCGACGATCTCGACCCGTTGAAGGCCGAACCGGAGGTTGAGCTGATTATGGTGCCGCCGGGCAGCCACATCCCCGTTTGCGATCTGGTCGTGCTGCCGGGATCGAAGGCCACCATCGCGGACTTGCGGTTCCTGCGCGATCAGGGCTGGGATATCGACATCATCGCGCATCACCGGCGCGGCGGGGCGGTTCTGGGGATATGCGGCGGTTACCAGATGCTGGGCCGGGCGATCCGCGATCCGCTGGGGATCGAGGGGTTGGTTGACGAAGTGGACGGGCTGGGCATGCTGGACGTGGAAACGGTGTTGGCGGGCAATAAGCAGGTCGCGCAGGTTAGCGGCGCGGCATGGGGCGCCGGGTTTATGGGCTATGAAATCCATATGGGCCGCACTAGCGGGGCGGATCATGCGCGGCCCTTCTCCATGTTGAACGGGGCCCGGCCCGATGGCGCGCAAAGTGCCGACGGGCTGGTGATCGGCACCTATTGCCACGGCCTACTATCATCCGGTGCGTTGCGCAGCGCCCTGCTGGGGCGGATTGGCGCGGGGTCGCACGGAGCAGAGCATGGCGTGCGCGTTGATGCCGCACTGGACGATATTGCTGTAGTGCTGGAAAAGGCGCTCGACATCGACGGGCTGGTTGCGTTGGCAGGGTGCAGGGCATGA
- a CDS encoding DUF6961 family protein yields MVALQIERIHGTGGAAFIARRQKHFEDLAEEEGAALWQEIGRRFDELNPA; encoded by the coding sequence ATGGTGGCGCTGCAGATCGAGCGAATTCATGGGACCGGCGGCGCTGCCTTTATTGCACGACGCCAGAAGCATTTTGAAGATCTGGCAGAGGAAGAGGGAGCCGCTCTATGGCAGGAGATCGGCAGAAGGTTTGACGAGCTGAACCCGGCTTGA
- a CDS encoding IS256 family transposase: protein MSRRKEPAIPNELLDQLLAGGAASAAFEQGGLLDSLKKALTERALNAEMDHHLTSDEEAGNTRNGYGRKSVTTDAGKLEIDVPRDRQSSFEPQLIAKYQRRFPGFDDKIISMYARGMSTREITGHLHDLYGIDVSPDLISTVTDAVLDEVASWQQRPLDPVYPLVFFDAIRVKIRDEGMVRNKAIHIALGVRADGAKEVLGLWLEQNEGAKFWLRVMNELKNRGTEDILLAVVDGLKGFPEAITAVFPEAVVQTCIVHLLRNSMDLVSWKDRKGLATALKEIYRAPSAEAAEQALTSFEAGPWGKRYPAIGQSWRRAWAEVIPFFAFPDEVRRIVYTTNSIEALNSKLRRAVRARGHFPSDEAATKLLYLILNRSEKEWKMPPREWTMAKAQFAVIFGERFIKAMAA from the coding sequence ATATCCCGACGCAAAGAACCTGCGATACCGAATGAGCTGCTGGATCAGCTTTTGGCTGGCGGCGCTGCCAGCGCCGCTTTCGAACAAGGCGGCTTGCTGGATTCTCTGAAGAAGGCGCTGACCGAGCGCGCCTTGAATGCGGAGATGGATCACCATCTGACCAGCGACGAAGAAGCCGGGAACACGCGCAATGGCTATGGCCGCAAGAGCGTGACCACCGATGCCGGCAAGCTGGAGATCGATGTCCCGCGCGATCGTCAGTCGAGCTTCGAGCCGCAACTGATCGCGAAGTACCAGCGCCGTTTCCCCGGCTTCGATGACAAGATCATATCGATGTACGCGCGCGGCATGAGCACCCGGGAGATCACCGGGCATCTGCACGATCTGTATGGCATTGACGTGTCGCCGGACCTGATCAGCACCGTGACCGACGCCGTGCTCGACGAAGTCGCCAGCTGGCAGCAACGGCCGCTCGATCCGGTTTACCCGCTCGTTTTCTTTGATGCGATCCGGGTCAAGATCCGCGATGAAGGCATGGTCCGCAACAAGGCGATCCACATCGCGTTGGGCGTCCGCGCTGATGGCGCCAAGGAGGTGCTGGGCCTGTGGCTCGAGCAGAACGAAGGCGCCAAGTTCTGGCTGCGGGTGATGAACGAGCTCAAGAACCGCGGGACCGAGGATATCCTGCTTGCCGTGGTCGATGGGCTCAAGGGCTTCCCCGAGGCCATCACCGCCGTGTTTCCCGAAGCCGTGGTCCAGACATGCATCGTCCATTTGCTGCGCAATTCGATGGACCTCGTGTCCTGGAAGGACCGCAAGGGGCTGGCGACGGCGCTCAAGGAAATCTACCGCGCCCCCAGCGCCGAGGCCGCCGAACAGGCGCTCACCTCGTTCGAGGCTGGTCCCTGGGGCAAGCGTTATCCCGCCATCGGCCAGAGCTGGCGACGTGCCTGGGCCGAGGTCATCCCGTTTTTTGCGTTCCCTGATGAGGTTCGCCGGATCGTTTACACCACGAATTCCATCGAGGCCCTCAACTCGAAGCTCCGCAGAGCCGTCAGGGCGAGAGGCCACTTCCCGAGCGACGAGGCCGCCACGAAATTGCTCTATCTGATCTTGAACCGGTCGGAGAAAGAGTGGAAAATGCCGCCGCGTGAGTGGACCATGGCAAAGGCCCAGTTCGCCGTAATTTTCGGTGAGCGCTTCATCAAAGCCATGGCGGCGTAA
- a CDS encoding aminotransferase class I/II-fold pyridoxal phosphate-dependent enzyme, which produces MGDPVVTGAFHWHGGRLDEARARFGSGSDWLDLSTGINPYPWPGAARLRFDWQALPAPSALRALEEAAAAHFGVEPALCCAVPGSEIGLRLLGRLIDLPGRFMPPCYRTHGAIFANSRPAAADPAGERAALVIANPNNPDGRILPVPILRQWLAQQEAAGGWLVVDEAFADPLPRAGMAGDVAEGRRLVVMRSFGKFFGLAGVRLGFAIAPPELIAALRGLLGDWPLSAAAIEVGTRAYRDRHWIAATRAALPRRAAALDAVLQRNGFAPMGGSPLFRLIDSGRAVALFGRLARCRILTRPFADNASWLRIGLPPDDAALERFDKALADG; this is translated from the coding sequence ATGGGTGACCCTGTCGTGACCGGGGCGTTCCACTGGCACGGCGGCAGGCTGGACGAGGCGAGGGCGCGTTTTGGTAGCGGGTCCGATTGGCTGGACCTGTCCACCGGCATCAATCCCTATCCATGGCCCGGTGCCGCGCGGTTGCGGTTCGACTGGCAGGCCTTGCCCGCACCATCGGCCCTGCGGGCGCTTGAAGAAGCGGCAGCAGCGCATTTCGGCGTTGAGCCTGCCTTATGCTGCGCCGTACCGGGAAGCGAGATCGGGCTTCGCCTGCTGGGCAGGCTGATCGACCTGCCGGGGCGGTTCATGCCGCCGTGCTACCGCACCCATGGCGCGATTTTCGCGAATAGCCGTCCGGCTGCTGCCGATCCTGCGGGAGAGAGAGCGGCATTGGTGATCGCCAATCCCAACAATCCTGACGGGCGCATTCTGCCGGTCCCGATCCTGCGCCAATGGCTGGCGCAGCAGGAAGCGGCTGGCGGGTGGCTGGTGGTAGACGAGGCCTTTGCCGATCCCTTGCCGCGCGCCGGCATGGCGGGCGATGTGGCGGAAGGGCGCCGCCTTGTCGTGATGCGATCGTTCGGCAAGTTCTTCGGGCTTGCGGGCGTGCGTCTGGGCTTTGCCATCGCGCCGCCGGAACTGATCGCGGCCTTGCGCGGCCTGCTGGGCGACTGGCCATTATCCGCCGCCGCGATCGAGGTCGGGACGCGCGCCTATCGCGACAGGCACTGGATTGCCGCCACGCGCGCCGCCCTGCCCAGGCGCGCCGCTGCGCTGGATGCCGTGCTGCAACGAAATGGGTTTGCACCGATGGGCGGATCGCCCCTGTTCCGCCTCATCGATAGCGGGCGGGCGGTGGCGCTGTTCGGCCGTCTTGCCCGCTGCCGGATCCTGACCCGGCCATTCGCAGATAACGCAAGCTGGCTGCGGATCGGCTTGCCGCCCGATGATGCGGCGCTGGAACGCTTCGACAAGGCATTGGCCGATGGATGA
- a CDS encoding toll/interleukin-1 receptor domain-containing protein produces MLATRLVANGVDVLLDQWDMRLGSDLPRFMENGLTGADRVLVVCSTTYADKANRGQGDVGYEKMILTGQLMRDVTADRIIPVIRNNASTDVLPTFLLSRLYVDFRADETFEGRYAELLRDIHNQPVAPRPALGPNPFAQTAPEIEPRLPFSPERYVSPALAGSVTFDYSNNNGRFAVGAGDMLFETAWSRGGATSIHAYTNAPSIRTVALALGVGDIAQIVDASIYDTSSRVRSPHIGEIAVWRNTAGYYLATKVERLQSRGHGAPSDEVTFSYVIAPHKEKSFRSGHEGEQNQ; encoded by the coding sequence ATGCTTGCCACCCGGCTCGTTGCGAACGGTGTCGACGTTCTGCTCGATCAATGGGACATGCGTCTGGGTTCCGACCTACCGCGCTTCATGGAGAACGGACTGACTGGCGCTGACCGAGTGCTCGTGGTTTGCAGCACGACCTATGCCGATAAAGCGAATCGCGGCCAGGGCGACGTCGGCTATGAGAAGATGATCCTGACGGGCCAGCTTATGCGCGATGTAACAGCCGATCGGATCATTCCGGTAATCCGTAACAACGCTTCGACCGATGTTTTGCCGACCTTCCTGCTATCACGTCTGTATGTCGATTTTCGCGCTGATGAAACGTTCGAAGGCCGTTACGCCGAACTGCTGCGCGACATCCACAATCAGCCCGTTGCGCCACGTCCCGCCCTTGGCCCGAATCCGTTTGCCCAAACCGCTCCGGAAATCGAACCGCGGCTGCCATTTTCGCCTGAGCGCTATGTGTCTCCCGCGCTCGCTGGCTCGGTTACATTCGACTACTCGAACAACAATGGCCGCTTCGCTGTCGGTGCGGGAGACATGCTATTCGAGACTGCTTGGTCGCGGGGCGGTGCGACCTCTATCCATGCCTATACCAATGCGCCGAGTATCAGAACTGTCGCTCTCGCGCTTGGCGTCGGCGACATCGCACAGATCGTTGATGCGTCAATTTACGACACATCGTCCCGAGTGCGTTCTCCCCATATCGGCGAGATCGCAGTTTGGCGAAATACGGCCGGCTACTACCTCGCAACCAAGGTCGAGAGGCTGCAAAGCCGAGGCCATGGCGCACCTTCCGATGAAGTGACCTTTTCTTATGTGATTGCTCCGCACAAGGAGAAGAGCTTTCGGTCTGGTCACGAGGGCGAGCAGAATCAGTGA
- a CDS encoding EAL domain-containing protein: protein MDLSNMPSFTSIEVDRLSALLDLDILDTPAEREFDDITRLAATALGVASAAVSLIDEKRQWFKSRHGIPFPETPRDISFCTHAVASRDILVVPDATRDDRFSENPLVTQEGGIRFYAGIPLIISSGYCLGTLCVFDPIVRDGLTEAQEAVLQDLARLTTDLIETRRFRKMGEIAARVADTTSDAVLATDRDGTIVYWNPAAERMFGYARGEAIDQNVEIVIPPRLAKGHREIFARAAAGGATRLVGTTVELVGGRADGSEFPIELSLARWGAGPPDGGFAAIIRDITARKALEREREQAQAFLDTVVTNLPAMLFVKDAQTREYVLVNRAGENAIGRPAKEIVGQTDRDLFPDHGDGYEERDSEAIASPSATMFESEFVRDDGQSVHLRTTRTLIDGPDRPGQYVLGISENVTETRLAEAEVLRLANFDALTGLLNRASFTDRLHGLVRKAEPFALLSIDLDRFKAVNDQFGHPAGDAVLAQVSDRLRAAVQSQDWVARIGGDEFVAVLTGTRLRERADEVASAILTSMSEPFTTGRVLAHLGASIGIVLLPEDGRTTGQLRENADLALYRAKQMGKGKACFFDAEMDAAAQDRRMLETELREVIENDGIDLAYQPVLSAKTGQITSAEALARWTHPDRGPIRPDIFISLAEECGLIDRLGEQLLRRACRDAQGWPDHVRVAVNLSPLQFLSGKLIEIVQQALDESGIRADRVQLEVTEGLVIRDVEGTFRQLEQLRTLGIQVLIDDFGVGYSSLSYFQRFPFDKVKIDKSFVDEIGTSRAAKAIVEAVVGLGAALYMGVVAEGIETEEQRHLLVASGCTHLQGYLFSRPVTANTLGKMLMTQGNLEAMASKAA from the coding sequence ATGGACCTCTCCAACATGCCCTCCTTCACATCCATCGAAGTCGACCGCCTGTCTGCTCTCCTTGACCTGGATATTCTCGACACGCCTGCCGAGCGCGAATTCGACGATATCACCCGGCTAGCCGCGACTGCGCTGGGTGTCGCGAGCGCGGCAGTCAGCCTAATCGATGAGAAACGACAATGGTTCAAATCACGGCACGGGATTCCCTTTCCGGAAACACCGCGCGATATCTCTTTCTGCACGCATGCGGTCGCCTCGCGGGATATCCTTGTCGTTCCCGACGCCACACGAGATGATCGGTTTAGCGAGAACCCACTCGTCACGCAGGAAGGCGGGATACGCTTCTATGCTGGCATACCGCTCATCATCAGCTCAGGATATTGTCTCGGCACATTATGCGTATTCGACCCGATCGTTCGGGACGGCCTTACCGAGGCTCAGGAGGCCGTGCTTCAAGATCTTGCGAGGCTCACCACGGACCTGATCGAGACGCGGCGATTTCGCAAGATGGGAGAGATCGCCGCGCGCGTGGCCGACACCACCTCGGACGCAGTGCTGGCGACCGACCGAGATGGCACGATTGTCTATTGGAATCCCGCAGCCGAACGGATGTTCGGCTATGCACGGGGCGAAGCCATCGACCAGAATGTCGAGATCGTCATCCCACCGCGTCTCGCCAAAGGCCATCGCGAGATTTTCGCGCGCGCGGCCGCTGGCGGCGCCACCCGACTAGTCGGAACCACCGTTGAACTCGTCGGCGGGCGAGCAGATGGCAGCGAATTCCCGATCGAGCTTTCGCTTGCCCGATGGGGCGCGGGGCCGCCCGATGGCGGTTTCGCAGCTATCATCCGCGACATCACTGCGCGCAAGGCGTTGGAGCGCGAACGCGAGCAGGCCCAAGCCTTCCTGGACACGGTCGTCACCAATTTACCCGCCATGCTGTTCGTCAAGGACGCGCAGACGCGGGAATATGTGCTGGTCAATCGCGCCGGCGAGAACGCAATCGGTCGCCCGGCGAAAGAGATTGTCGGTCAGACCGATCGCGATCTTTTTCCCGATCATGGCGACGGGTACGAGGAGCGCGACAGCGAGGCAATTGCGTCACCGTCAGCTACGATGTTCGAGAGTGAGTTCGTGCGCGATGATGGTCAGTCTGTCCATCTGCGTACTACACGTACGCTGATCGATGGTCCGGATCGACCGGGACAGTATGTTCTGGGCATCTCGGAAAACGTGACTGAGACCCGGCTGGCCGAGGCCGAAGTGCTTCGTCTGGCGAATTTCGATGCATTAACCGGCCTGCTCAACCGCGCCAGCTTCACCGATCGGCTGCATGGCCTTGTTCGCAAGGCCGAGCCGTTCGCATTGCTGAGCATCGATCTTGATCGGTTTAAGGCAGTAAACGACCAATTTGGCCATCCTGCGGGTGATGCGGTTCTGGCGCAAGTCAGCGACCGGCTGCGGGCTGCGGTCCAATCGCAAGATTGGGTGGCGCGCATCGGTGGCGATGAATTCGTAGCCGTGCTCACCGGCACGCGGCTGCGCGAGCGTGCCGATGAAGTCGCCTCCGCCATCCTGACGAGTATGTCCGAGCCATTCACAACGGGCCGCGTGTTAGCCCATCTCGGTGCTTCCATCGGCATCGTGCTCCTGCCAGAGGATGGCCGCACAACTGGCCAACTTCGAGAAAACGCAGACTTGGCGCTATATCGGGCCAAGCAGATGGGCAAAGGCAAAGCCTGTTTCTTCGACGCCGAGATGGACGCAGCAGCGCAAGACCGGCGCATGCTCGAAACGGAACTTCGCGAGGTCATAGAGAACGACGGGATTGACCTGGCCTACCAGCCTGTGCTCTCCGCCAAGACGGGTCAGATCACCAGTGCCGAGGCGCTGGCCCGCTGGACCCATCCGGACCGAGGACCGATCCGGCCGGACATCTTTATTTCCCTCGCTGAAGAATGCGGTTTGATCGACCGACTGGGCGAGCAGCTGCTGCGCCGCGCGTGCCGTGACGCACAGGGGTGGCCCGACCATGTGCGTGTTGCGGTCAATCTGTCTCCTCTGCAATTCCTGTCGGGAAAGCTCATCGAGATAGTTCAGCAGGCGCTCGACGAATCCGGCATTCGGGCCGACCGCGTCCAGCTCGAGGTCACCGAGGGGCTCGTCATACGCGACGTCGAAGGCACCTTCCGGCAGCTCGAGCAACTGCGCACACTCGGCATTCAAGTGCTAATCGATGATTTTGGCGTAGGATATTCCTCGCTAAGCTACTTCCAGCGCTTCCCATTCGACAAGGTCAAGATTGACAAGTCATTCGTCGATGAGATCGGAACTTCGCGTGCGGCAAAGGCGATTGTCGAGGCCGTGGTTGGCTTGGGCGCTGCGCTCTACATGGGCGTGGTCGCGGAGGGTATCGAGACGGAGGAGCAAAGGCATCTTCTGGTCGCAAGCGGCTGTACCCATCTGCAAGGCTATCTGTTCAGTCGGCCGGTCACGGCGAACACGCTTGGCAAGATGCTTATGACGCAGGGTAATCTTGAAGCTATGGCGTCCAAAGCTGCATGA